A window of Rubricoccus marinus contains these coding sequences:
- a CDS encoding quinone-dependent dihydroorotate dehydrogenase codes for MYRLVRPLLFRADAERAHGLGMGAVRLGSLAPGAVRAMYGWRDPRLAQTLWGLRFDAPVGLAAGFDKNARGLRLWPAMGFGFAEIGSVTALASGGNPKPRAFRLPHDEALVNRMGLNNDGAAVIADRLADALTPEGFVLAVNVAKTHSPDILGDAGVEDFRRSVEHVLPHADLLVLNVSCPNTAEGKTFEDCTALDALLGAVMGERQRQRNAVPVLVKLSPPAASGVDAGAVDEIVALCREHGVAGFVTTNTAGDRDGLRTPAADLTRIGNGGLSGAPLAARADALVRHLYRTTSGEVPIIGVGGIASPEAAYRRIRLGASLVEVYTGLVYEGPGLVQRIHKGLVRLLDRDGLGAISEAVGLDA; via the coding sequence GTGTACCGCCTCGTCCGCCCCCTCCTCTTCCGCGCCGACGCCGAACGCGCCCACGGTCTCGGCATGGGCGCCGTCCGCCTCGGTTCACTCGCGCCCGGCGCCGTCCGCGCGATGTACGGATGGCGAGACCCACGGCTTGCCCAAACGCTCTGGGGCCTCCGCTTCGACGCGCCGGTCGGCCTCGCGGCCGGGTTTGACAAGAACGCCAGAGGCCTCCGCCTGTGGCCCGCGATGGGCTTTGGTTTCGCCGAGATCGGGTCTGTCACCGCGCTGGCCTCTGGCGGAAACCCGAAGCCGCGCGCGTTCCGCCTGCCACACGATGAGGCGCTCGTAAATCGGATGGGCCTCAACAACGACGGCGCGGCCGTCATAGCGGACCGCCTAGCGGACGCGCTCACGCCAGAGGGCTTCGTCCTGGCCGTCAACGTCGCGAAAACGCACAGCCCGGACATCCTGGGCGACGCAGGCGTAGAGGACTTCCGGCGGTCCGTGGAGCACGTGCTGCCGCACGCGGACCTGTTGGTGCTCAACGTCTCGTGCCCGAACACCGCCGAAGGCAAGACCTTCGAGGACTGCACCGCGCTGGACGCGCTTCTCGGCGCCGTCATGGGCGAGCGTCAGAGGCAGCGCAACGCCGTCCCGGTCCTCGTCAAGCTTTCCCCACCTGCCGCCTCTGGCGTCGATGCCGGGGCCGTGGACGAGATCGTGGCGCTGTGTAGGGAGCACGGCGTGGCCGGCTTCGTGACGACGAACACCGCCGGCGACCGCGACGGGCTCCGAACGCCAGCGGCCGACCTCACGCGGATCGGCAACGGCGGGCTTTCGGGCGCGCCTCTGGCGGCGCGAGCCGACGCGCTCGTGCGCCACCTGTACCGAACGACCTCCGGCGAGGTGCCGATCATCGGCGTCGGTGGCATCGCCTCGCCAGAGGCGGCGTACCGGCGCATACGGCTGGGCGCGAGTCTGGTGGAGGTCTACACGGGGCTGGTGTACGAGGGGCCAGGACTCGTGCAGCGCATCCACAAAGGCCTCGTGCGTTTGTTAGACCGCGACGGCCTCGGGGCTATTTCGGAAGCAGTCGGGCTGGACGCGTAG
- the mrdA gene encoding penicillin-binding protein 2 — MSVVAATSHEDARLRARVFTIAVLVLVSFLGARLVQMQLVDRAEYLTEAEGNAIEEKIVRPARGYVFDRNGILLVDNEATLAVTVSARYFDVSKLPLVSELSGVPLAQLKRKYEEIFARSGYQTAVLLDNVPFAALARLRENQYRLPGIGFREDQQRRYHSEARLSHVLGYVKEIDAEGLDDMREQGYRLGDKVGISGIEAEYEPVLRGRVGREYKLVNVHGMEVQAYEGGSEDVQPESGVGLKLTVDARVQALAESLFVDKRGGAVMIDVKTGGIISMVSAPDYDPTALAGRMTQADVDYLYRNPEKPLFNRATQAGMLPPGSTWKPFMSAVALQEGMISEDTELYCGGGYMLGRFFRCHGGSHGNISVRRAIQVSCNTFFFRLMNDTFETPDGPKRMNLEMWGDWANRFGFGTLAPLDLPNQDPGLIPDSSYFNDRWGRGGWGPGFTVNLGIGQGNMGATPLQLARYTAAVANGGTLVTPHLVLEQIDPETGQSRTPQHPRARTIPMEPRNLEVVREGMRLVATAGTARRSQILASRDGRFPEIPIAGKTGTAENPRGKDHAVFIAFAPYDDPQVAVGVIVENAGYGSQTAGPISSLMIEQYFRGEVAPERIGMIRSVQSFKSVGRI; from the coding sequence ATGTCTGTCGTTGCTGCTACCTCCCACGAAGACGCCCGCCTGCGCGCGCGCGTGTTCACCATCGCCGTCCTCGTCCTCGTGTCGTTTCTCGGCGCGCGGCTGGTGCAGATGCAGCTCGTGGACCGTGCGGAGTACCTGACCGAAGCCGAGGGCAACGCGATCGAGGAAAAGATCGTCCGGCCCGCCAGAGGCTACGTGTTCGACCGCAACGGCATTCTCCTCGTCGACAACGAGGCAACGCTGGCGGTGACGGTCTCGGCGCGGTACTTCGATGTGAGCAAGCTGCCGCTCGTCTCCGAGCTCTCAGGGGTGCCTCTGGCGCAACTGAAGAGGAAGTACGAGGAGATCTTTGCCCGAAGCGGCTACCAGACGGCCGTTCTTCTCGACAACGTGCCGTTTGCAGCGCTGGCGCGGCTGCGCGAGAACCAGTACCGCTTGCCTGGCATCGGCTTCCGCGAGGACCAGCAGCGGCGCTACCACTCGGAGGCGCGGCTGAGCCACGTGCTCGGCTACGTGAAGGAGATCGACGCCGAAGGCTTGGACGACATGCGCGAGCAGGGCTACCGGCTTGGCGACAAGGTGGGCATCTCCGGGATCGAAGCGGAATACGAGCCGGTCTTGCGCGGTCGCGTCGGGCGGGAGTACAAGCTCGTCAACGTGCACGGGATGGAAGTGCAGGCCTACGAGGGCGGCTCCGAGGATGTCCAGCCCGAGAGCGGCGTCGGCCTCAAGCTCACCGTCGACGCGAGGGTCCAGGCCTTGGCCGAGAGCCTGTTCGTGGACAAACGCGGCGGGGCTGTCATGATCGACGTTAAGACGGGCGGCATCATTTCGATGGTGAGCGCGCCGGACTACGACCCGACGGCGCTGGCGGGGCGGATGACGCAGGCGGACGTGGACTACCTCTACCGGAACCCCGAGAAGCCGCTCTTCAACCGGGCTACGCAAGCGGGGATGCTCCCGCCAGGGTCCACGTGGAAGCCGTTCATGTCGGCCGTGGCGCTGCAGGAGGGAATGATCAGCGAGGACACCGAGCTGTATTGCGGCGGTGGGTACATGCTGGGCCGGTTCTTCCGCTGCCACGGCGGCTCTCACGGCAACATCTCGGTCCGCCGCGCGATCCAGGTCTCGTGCAACACGTTCTTCTTCCGGCTCATGAACGACACGTTCGAGACGCCGGACGGCCCCAAGCGGATGAACTTGGAGATGTGGGGCGACTGGGCCAACCGCTTCGGCTTTGGTACGCTCGCGCCGCTGGACCTCCCCAACCAGGACCCCGGCCTCATCCCGGATTCCTCGTACTTCAACGACCGGTGGGGCAGAGGCGGCTGGGGACCCGGCTTTACGGTCAACCTCGGCATCGGCCAGGGCAACATGGGCGCGACGCCGCTCCAACTCGCGCGGTACACCGCCGCGGTGGCCAACGGAGGCACGCTCGTCACGCCGCACCTCGTCTTGGAGCAGATCGATCCCGAGACCGGGCAGAGCCGCACGCCGCAACACCCCCGCGCCCGCACCATCCCGATGGAGCCACGCAACCTCGAGGTCGTCCGCGAGGGCATGCGCCTCGTCGCGACCGCCGGCACGGCGCGGCGCAGCCAGATCCTGGCCTCTCGCGACGGACGTTTCCCCGAGATCCCCATCGCCGGCAAGACCGGTACGGCAGAGAACCCTCGCGGCAAGGACCACGCGGTGTTCATCGCCTTCGCCCCGTACGACGACCCACAGGTGGCCGTCGGCGTGATCGTGGAGAACGCGGGCTACGGCTCCCAGACCGCCGGCCCTATCTCCAGCCTGATGATCGAGCAGTACTTCCGCGGCGAGGTCGCGCCCGAGCGCATCGGCATGATCCGCTCCGTGCAGTCCTTCAAGTCCGTCGGCCGCATCTAG
- the rodA gene encoding rod shape-determining protein RodA has protein sequence MRPWYKRLDWPTILAWAALVGVGLTAIYSSTHGPAREFLLDSVKDNANKQAMWAGISFGVMVTIFLMPARFLIRMAPVAYVFCLGLLVAALVFGREINGAKSWLQFGGASLQVAELAKVGTVLAVAAFLSRTNVRSVQAGLNSGYIAAIGGLAVIILVPTALVILQNDTGTGLVFLAMGFFVVFWSGLVSLPLVGLAAASGVAVYLAIVNPWYLAIFALLASAGYMLWTRSKLLTGLAFAATAGIGSIANFVLYSYLQPHQVSRLVAFTDPQKYASTAGYHVIQSKAAIGSGGLFGKGITQGTQTQLAYIPEQSTDFVFTIIGEELGFVGTAFILIVFSFLILRLVSLGQEAASAAPRLFIAGVTGIFLTHILINVGMTIGLMPVIGIPLPFVSYGGSALLANTTMLAIALTLHARHDEFAVYRTG, from the coding sequence ATGCGTCCCTGGTACAAGCGTCTCGACTGGCCGACCATCCTCGCGTGGGCGGCCCTCGTGGGCGTCGGGTTGACCGCCATCTACAGCTCCACGCACGGCCCGGCGCGCGAGTTCTTGCTGGACTCCGTGAAGGACAACGCGAACAAGCAGGCCATGTGGGCCGGGATCTCGTTCGGGGTCATGGTCACGATTTTCCTGATGCCGGCGCGGTTCCTGATCCGCATGGCGCCAGTGGCCTACGTGTTCTGCCTCGGGCTGCTCGTCGCCGCGCTGGTCTTCGGGCGCGAGATCAACGGCGCGAAAAGCTGGCTGCAGTTCGGCGGTGCCTCGCTGCAGGTGGCGGAGCTCGCGAAGGTGGGGACCGTTCTCGCCGTCGCGGCCTTCCTCTCGCGGACCAACGTGCGGAGCGTGCAGGCGGGTCTGAACTCCGGGTACATCGCCGCGATCGGCGGGCTGGCGGTGATCATCCTCGTGCCGACCGCGCTCGTCATCCTCCAGAACGACACCGGGACCGGGCTCGTCTTCCTCGCGATGGGCTTCTTCGTGGTCTTCTGGAGTGGCCTCGTCTCGCTCCCTCTCGTGGGCCTGGCCGCGGCCTCTGGCGTCGCGGTGTACCTCGCGATCGTGAACCCGTGGTACCTCGCCATCTTCGCGCTGTTGGCGAGCGCGGGGTACATGCTGTGGACGCGCTCGAAGCTGCTGACGGGTCTCGCCTTTGCCGCGACGGCCGGGATCGGGAGCATCGCCAACTTTGTGCTGTACAGCTACCTCCAGCCGCACCAGGTCAGCCGTCTGGTGGCGTTTACGGACCCGCAGAAGTACGCCTCCACGGCGGGCTACCACGTGATCCAGTCCAAGGCCGCCATCGGCTCCGGCGGGCTGTTCGGAAAGGGCATCACCCAGGGCACGCAGACGCAACTGGCGTACATCCCAGAGCAGTCCACGGACTTCGTGTTCACCATCATCGGTGAAGAGCTGGGCTTTGTCGGGACGGCCTTTATCCTGATCGTGTTCTCGTTCCTGATCCTCCGGCTCGTGAGCCTGGGGCAGGAGGCGGCCAGCGCGGCGCCGCGCTTGTTCATCGCGGGCGTGACGGGCATCTTCCTCACGCACATCCTGATCAACGTGGGGATGACCATCGGGCTGATGCCGGTGATCGGCATCCCGCTCCCGTTCGTGAGCTACGGCGGCTCGGCGCTGCTCGCCAACACGACGATGCTCGCCATCGCGCTCACGCTCCACGCGAGGCACGACGAGTTCGCGGTCTACCGGACGGGCTAG
- a CDS encoding PD40 domain-containing protein: MTRFPLLALGAVIVLALLAPVPAEAQYFGRNKVRYDDFDFTVLETEHFDIYYYAEEEKAAMDVGRMAERWYDRLSSILDHEFDERKSIILYADDADFRQTNIANIGEGTQGVTEGLRQRVVLPMAGSYAETDHVLGHELVHQFQYDIALRNDTFQQFVRLPLFVIEGMAEYYSVGREDALTAMWMRDAVLRDDFPTITDLQENPRFNEYQYGQPFWAFVAGTYGDEAGVRMFKSALEMPLDSALVTISGLSPDDLSERWVAALREQLVPPADGRSVPRPELTPQVQEEIERYRERVAENARKERDERVPRPPGIAYPEEYPRITAERLLARERDSGNISIAPQLSPDGKSIAFLSERDLFGIDLFLADAETGEVISKLEEVGTNAHFDAIRFIESAGTWSPTGDRFAYVVFAGGDNEIAILNVQARDVVRRIKVAGIGAIKDPTWSPDGSKIAFAGVKGGITDLYVVDLASGDVRQLTNDRYTDLQPSWHPDGRRIAFVTDRGPGTDFERLTFAPVRLAILDTASGEIESLTLFAGNKHINPAWSRDGESLYFISDRGGFNDIYRLVLESGDLFQVTDLATGVAGIADLSPAISVARGTGALAYSVFEAQRYSVYRLAEEDAQGTPITPVAASGAAILPPANALGRSTVQGYLADAQAGLPETMTFPTRGYRPKLSLDYVSQPQVGAGYSGGSYGSGFGIAGGIQFLFSDQLSDNVLGVAVSANGSVQDIGGQALYLNRSKRLTYGALVGQVPYLQVFGGCSPGSNGPFCGDENGEYRTNYYYRTYQTQVQGLSEYPLNQSQRFEAQGGYTRIGYDLEFLELRSLRTDDSGNRLECDFSIADQCSYTGRKPVRGDDGEVLDFDALHLFEAGTAFVGDNSYFGFVSPIRGSRYRFGVDGTFGTLNLATATADARTYRMLRPDFLPQRVPVTLALRGFHYGRYGGDASSGRLRPIFLGYGSFVRGYSYNSFTGVSVGSDESAYADFEDRLFGSKMGLATAELRVPLLGVPQLGLLNFPYLPTELTFFADAGMAWGTILEREDIFGGGTQTLGTPFSEQKPIFSAGASLRVSVLGAIVLEPYLAVPFSRSDKDLVFGVNFTPGW; the protein is encoded by the coding sequence ATGACACGTTTTCCCCTCCTCGCGCTCGGCGCGGTGATCGTCCTCGCGCTCCTGGCGCCCGTGCCCGCCGAGGCGCAGTACTTCGGTCGCAACAAAGTCCGCTACGACGATTTCGACTTCACCGTTCTCGAGACCGAGCACTTCGACATCTACTACTACGCGGAAGAAGAGAAGGCCGCGATGGATGTCGGCCGCATGGCCGAGCGCTGGTACGACCGGCTCTCCTCCATCCTCGACCACGAGTTCGATGAGCGGAAGTCGATCATCCTCTACGCCGACGATGCGGACTTCCGGCAGACCAACATCGCCAACATCGGCGAGGGCACGCAGGGTGTGACCGAGGGCCTGCGCCAGAGGGTCGTGCTGCCGATGGCTGGCTCCTACGCTGAAACCGACCACGTGCTCGGCCACGAGCTCGTCCACCAGTTCCAGTACGACATCGCGCTGCGCAACGACACGTTCCAGCAGTTCGTCCGGCTCCCCCTCTTCGTCATTGAGGGCATGGCGGAGTATTACTCCGTGGGCCGCGAGGACGCGCTTACCGCGATGTGGATGCGCGACGCCGTCCTGCGCGACGACTTCCCGACGATCACGGATCTCCAGGAGAACCCCCGCTTCAACGAGTACCAGTACGGGCAGCCCTTCTGGGCGTTCGTGGCCGGCACTTATGGCGACGAGGCCGGCGTGCGGATGTTTAAGTCGGCCTTGGAGATGCCCCTGGACTCCGCGCTTGTCACCATCTCCGGACTCTCTCCCGACGACCTCTCTGAGCGCTGGGTAGCGGCCCTCCGCGAGCAGCTCGTACCGCCTGCCGACGGCCGCTCCGTCCCCCGCCCCGAGCTCACGCCGCAGGTGCAGGAAGAGATCGAGCGCTACCGCGAGCGCGTGGCCGAAAACGCCCGCAAAGAGCGCGACGAGCGCGTCCCGCGTCCGCCGGGCATCGCCTACCCGGAGGAGTATCCGCGCATCACTGCCGAGCGGCTTCTGGCGCGCGAGCGTGACTCGGGCAACATCTCCATCGCGCCGCAGCTCTCGCCCGATGGCAAGAGCATCGCGTTCCTCTCCGAGCGCGACCTGTTCGGCATCGACCTCTTCCTCGCCGACGCCGAGACCGGCGAGGTGATCTCCAAGCTTGAAGAGGTGGGCACGAACGCGCACTTCGACGCCATCCGCTTTATCGAGAGCGCCGGCACGTGGAGCCCGACCGGCGACCGCTTCGCATACGTTGTCTTCGCTGGCGGCGACAACGAGATCGCGATCCTGAACGTGCAGGCCCGCGACGTCGTGCGCCGCATCAAGGTCGCTGGCATTGGCGCGATCAAGGACCCAACGTGGAGCCCCGACGGCTCGAAGATCGCCTTCGCAGGCGTCAAGGGCGGCATCACCGACCTCTACGTCGTGGATCTCGCCTCTGGCGACGTACGCCAGCTCACCAACGACCGCTATACCGACCTCCAGCCGTCATGGCACCCGGACGGCCGCCGCATCGCGTTCGTCACCGACCGCGGGCCGGGCACGGACTTCGAGCGCCTGACGTTCGCGCCGGTCCGCCTCGCGATCCTCGACACGGCCTCTGGCGAGATCGAGAGCCTCACGCTCTTCGCTGGCAACAAGCACATCAACCCGGCCTGGAGCCGCGACGGTGAAAGCCTGTACTTCATCTCCGACCGCGGAGGCTTTAACGACATCTACCGCCTGGTCCTCGAGAGCGGCGACCTCTTCCAGGTAACCGACCTCGCGACGGGCGTGGCGGGCATCGCGGACCTCTCGCCTGCGATCTCGGTCGCCAGAGGCACCGGCGCGCTGGCGTACTCGGTCTTCGAGGCGCAGCGCTACTCGGTCTACCGCCTCGCGGAGGAAGACGCGCAAGGCACACCGATCACGCCCGTGGCGGCCTCTGGCGCGGCGATCCTGCCCCCGGCCAACGCGCTCGGGCGCAGCACCGTCCAAGGCTACCTCGCGGACGCTCAGGCCGGCCTTCCGGAGACCATGACGTTCCCGACCCGTGGCTACCGGCCCAAGCTGTCGCTGGACTACGTGAGCCAGCCGCAGGTCGGCGCAGGCTACAGCGGGGGTTCCTACGGCTCCGGCTTCGGCATCGCGGGCGGCATCCAGTTCCTCTTCTCGGACCAGCTCTCCGACAACGTGCTCGGCGTCGCGGTCAGCGCGAACGGGAGCGTGCAGGACATCGGCGGGCAGGCGCTCTACCTCAACCGCTCCAAGCGGCTGACGTACGGCGCGCTTGTGGGCCAGGTACCGTACCTCCAGGTGTTCGGGGGCTGTAGCCCTGGCAGCAACGGCCCGTTCTGCGGCGACGAAAACGGCGAGTACCGGACGAACTACTACTACCGGACGTACCAGACGCAGGTGCAGGGGCTCAGCGAGTACCCGCTCAACCAGTCCCAGCGCTTCGAAGCGCAGGGCGGCTACACCCGCATCGGCTACGACCTGGAGTTCCTCGAACTCCGCTCGCTTCGCACCGACGATTCTGGCAACCGGCTGGAGTGCGATTTCTCCATCGCGGACCAGTGCTCATATACCGGACGCAAGCCCGTCAGAGGCGACGACGGCGAGGTGCTGGATTTCGACGCGCTGCACCTCTTCGAAGCCGGAACGGCGTTCGTCGGGGACAACTCCTACTTCGGCTTTGTCTCCCCCATCCGCGGCTCGCGCTACCGCTTTGGCGTCGATGGCACGTTCGGCACGCTGAACCTCGCCACGGCGACGGCGGACGCCCGGACGTACCGGATGCTGCGCCCGGACTTCCTGCCGCAGCGCGTGCCCGTCACGCTCGCCCTCCGAGGCTTCCACTACGGCCGCTACGGCGGTGACGCGAGCTCGGGCCGCTTGCGCCCGATCTTCCTGGGCTACGGCTCGTTTGTGCGCGGCTACTCCTACAACTCGTTCACTGGCGTCAGCGTCGGGAGCGACGAGTCCGCCTACGCCGACTTCGAGGACCGCCTGTTCGGCAGCAAGATGGGCCTCGCGACGGCGGAGCTCCGGGTGCCGCTTCTCGGCGTCCCGCAGCTTGGCCTCCTCAACTTCCCGTACCTCCCGACCGAGCTCACGTTCTTCGCGGACGCGGGCATGGCCTGGGGCACGATCCTGGAGCGCGAGGACATCTTCGGCGGCGGGACGCAGACCCTCGGCACCCCGTTCAGCGAGCAGAAGCCGATCTTCTCGGCCGGCGCGTCGCTTCGCGTGAGCGTGCTGGGCGCGATTGTCTTGGAGCCGTACCTCGCCGTCCCCTTCTCGCGCTCGGACAAGGACCTCGTCTTCGGCGTCAACTTCACGCCCGGCTGGTAG
- the tkt gene encoding transketolase, with protein sequence MSDAPAPESAAPDSTAEGRTAEERQRLETAAATAIRGLTIDAIEKANSGHPGLPMGMADAAVVLWTRFLKHNPKAPDWVDRDRFVLSAGHGSMLIYSLLHLSGYDLTLDEIKDFRQIGSRTAGHPERHLLPGIETTTGPLGQGISTAVGLAMAEKHLAAQFNTGEHVVVDHMTYVIASDGDLQEGVSNEASSLAGHLGLGKLVVLYDDNHVSIDGQTDLSFSEDVAMRYDALGWHVVRDIDGHDNEAVARAIETARGTLDRPSLLQIKTTIGFGSPNLAGKADIHSDALGEAELNATKEHLGIPLEPLFHVAPEATTLFHEQAFRGSEAHCDWVGAMDAFREASGDEAAELERRLAGTLPEGWADALPTFEADAKGIATRAASGKVLDAIAPVLPELVGGSADLTPSNKTQAKGMEAFQFATPEGRYVHFGIREHGMGAALNGMALHGGIRPYGGTFLIFSDYMKPAVRLGALMETNPVFVYTHDSVALGEDGPTHQPIEQLAGLRAIPNLLVIRPADANETAAAWKVALEETDRPTALALTRQALPTMDLDAETVHAGVARGAYVVAEASGEAPDVILIASGSEVPLALAAREQLASDGVQARVISMPCDRLFLEQDEAYRESILPRSVRARVAVEAASPTGWGRFVGLDGAVVAIDRFGESGPGAEAYAHLGFTPEAVVTAARSVIDSLS encoded by the coding sequence ATGTCCGACGCTCCCGCCCCCGAATCCGCCGCCCCCGACAGCACCGCCGAAGGGCGGACCGCCGAGGAGCGCCAGAGGCTCGAAACCGCTGCGGCGACCGCCATCCGCGGCCTGACCATCGACGCCATCGAGAAGGCGAACAGCGGGCACCCGGGCCTGCCCATGGGCATGGCCGACGCGGCCGTCGTGCTGTGGACGCGCTTTCTCAAGCACAACCCCAAAGCGCCGGATTGGGTGGACCGCGACCGCTTCGTGCTCTCGGCCGGGCACGGCTCAATGCTGATCTACAGCCTCCTGCACCTCTCGGGCTACGACCTGACGCTGGACGAGATCAAGGACTTCCGCCAGATCGGGAGCCGGACGGCGGGCCACCCGGAGCGGCACCTGCTGCCGGGCATCGAGACGACGACCGGGCCGCTGGGCCAGGGCATCTCGACGGCCGTGGGTCTCGCGATGGCGGAGAAGCACCTCGCGGCGCAGTTCAACACGGGTGAGCACGTGGTCGTGGACCACATGACGTACGTGATCGCGAGTGACGGCGACCTCCAAGAGGGCGTGAGCAACGAGGCGTCCAGCCTCGCGGGACACCTCGGCCTGGGCAAGCTCGTGGTCCTCTACGACGACAACCACGTCAGCATCGACGGGCAGACGGACCTCTCGTTTTCCGAGGACGTGGCGATGCGCTACGACGCGCTGGGCTGGCACGTCGTCCGCGACATCGACGGGCACGACAACGAGGCCGTGGCGCGAGCCATCGAGACCGCCAGAGGCACGCTGGACCGGCCGAGCCTGCTCCAGATCAAGACGACCATCGGCTTCGGCTCGCCCAACCTCGCGGGCAAAGCCGACATCCACTCGGACGCGCTGGGCGAGGCCGAGCTCAACGCCACGAAGGAGCACCTCGGCATCCCGTTGGAGCCGCTGTTCCACGTCGCGCCAGAGGCGACGACGCTGTTCCACGAGCAGGCCTTCCGCGGCAGCGAGGCGCACTGCGACTGGGTGGGCGCCATGGACGCCTTCCGCGAGGCCTCTGGCGACGAGGCCGCCGAACTGGAGCGCCGCCTCGCAGGCACGCTCCCCGAGGGCTGGGCCGACGCGCTGCCGACGTTCGAGGCCGACGCCAAGGGCATCGCGACGCGCGCCGCCAGCGGCAAGGTGCTGGACGCCATCGCGCCCGTTCTGCCCGAACTCGTGGGCGGCAGCGCGGACCTCACGCCGTCCAACAAGACGCAGGCGAAGGGGATGGAGGCCTTCCAGTTCGCGACGCCAGAGGGCCGCTACGTCCACTTCGGCATCCGTGAGCACGGCATGGGCGCGGCGCTCAACGGCATGGCGCTCCACGGCGGCATCCGCCCCTACGGAGGCACGTTCCTCATCTTCTCGGACTACATGAAGCCCGCGGTCCGCCTCGGCGCGCTCATGGAGACCAACCCCGTGTTCGTCTACACGCACGACTCGGTCGCGCTCGGCGAGGACGGCCCGACGCACCAGCCCATCGAGCAGCTCGCCGGCCTCCGCGCGATCCCCAACCTCCTCGTGATCCGCCCGGCCGACGCCAACGAGACCGCCGCGGCCTGGAAGGTGGCCCTCGAAGAGACCGACCGCCCGACCGCCCTCGCGCTGACCCGCCAGGCGCTCCCCACGATGGACCTCGACGCCGAGACCGTCCACGCCGGCGTCGCCAGAGGCGCGTACGTCGTGGCCGAGGCCTCTGGCGAGGCGCCCGACGTGATCCTCATCGCCAGCGGCTCTGAGGTGCCTCTGGCGCTGGCCGCGCGCGAGCAACTCGCGTCGGACGGGGTCCAGGCGCGCGTGATCTCCATGCCGTGCGACCGGCTTTTCCTGGAGCAGGACGAGGCCTACCGCGAGAGCATCCTGCCGCGCTCGGTCCGCGCCCGCGTGGCCGTCGAAGCCGCGAGCCCCACCGGGTGGGGCCGCTTTGTGGGCCTGGACGGCGCCGTTGTCGCCATTGACCGTTTCGGCGAGAGCGGCCCCGGGGCCGAGGCGTACGCCCACCTCGGCTTTACGCCAGAGGCCGTCGTCACCGCCGCCCGTTCCGTGATCGATTCCCTTTCCTGA